One region of Streptococcus parasanguinis genomic DNA includes:
- a CDS encoding potassium channel family protein, which produces MANRTIGILGLGIFGQSVLKTLQDQDVDIVAIDDHADVINQYESMITTGIVGDITELDLLDAADIGNCDTVVIATGENLESSVLAVMHCKALGVEHVIAKVKNEVTKEILEKIGADLVILPEVEAGMSLAKMVLFQHRIEVFQLDEEVVVVEFTVPSSWVGKSLQDLAVREEYHLNIIGYRDAEDQPLHIQIAPDFIWPEGVRVMAVTDNQYLDRIQDLLD; this is translated from the coding sequence ATGGCAAATCGTACCATTGGAATTTTAGGATTAGGAATTTTTGGACAGAGTGTCCTGAAAACCCTGCAAGACCAGGATGTGGATATTGTTGCGATTGATGATCACGCAGATGTGATCAACCAATATGAATCCATGATTACGACTGGAATTGTTGGAGACATTACGGAGTTGGACCTCTTGGATGCAGCAGATATTGGGAACTGTGACACAGTCGTGATCGCGACGGGTGAAAACCTGGAGTCCAGTGTGCTGGCTGTCATGCACTGTAAGGCACTAGGTGTCGAGCACGTCATTGCCAAGGTCAAAAATGAAGTGACCAAAGAAATTCTGGAAAAGATTGGGGCTGATTTGGTCATCCTGCCAGAGGTAGAAGCAGGCATGTCCCTCGCTAAAATGGTTCTTTTCCAACACCGGATTGAAGTTTTCCAGTTGGATGAAGAAGTGGTAGTAGTCGAGTTTACGGTTCCATCCAGCTGGGTAGGAAAAAGCCTTCAGGACTTGGCTGTCAGAGAGGAGTACCATCTCAACATTATTGGTTATCGAGATGCGGAAGATCAACCGCTTCATATTCAGATTGCTCCCGACTTTATCTGGCCAGAAGGGGTGCGCGTGATGGCGGTGACAGACAACCAGTATCTGGATAGAATCCAAGACTTGTTAGACTAA
- a CDS encoding TrkH family potassium uptake protein produces MLVKSYFKQWRAKLTRLSPARRIFLSFALVILMGSLLLSLPFVQQVSSTAGYIDHLFTAVSMVCVTGLFTQSVASTYNGWGQLICMLLIQIGGLGILTFIGLFFMEGRQKLSYKDRQTIRDSFSFSNNQSLARFVRSIFITTFTIEGLGALLLMTRFIPRFGWGHGIFNSIFVAVSAFCNAGFDNFGGDSMMSFQTDWLVNLTLSALIITGGLGFMVWFDLATKARNQSGRRTLRFHTKVVLWLTAAILLFGTVTSLLTEFNNPATIGSLPLGEKILVSFFQTVSMRTAGFASLDYTAVRPVTLFIYLLQMFLGGAPGGTAGGMKITTFLVLILLARKELLGLPHTNLGKRTIAPDLVQRSLGTAVIFQLTFLLGLFGLCLVTPDGQRFLYLVFEAVSALATVGVTANVTSTLNGAGLGIIMVLMFIGRIGPLTLMVSLNNYKAKKADALQYAKADIIIG; encoded by the coding sequence ATGTTAGTGAAATCATATTTTAAACAATGGCGAGCCAAACTGACTCGCCTGTCTCCGGCAAGGCGGATCTTTCTCAGCTTTGCCTTGGTTATCCTGATGGGCTCGCTCTTACTGAGTTTGCCCTTTGTCCAGCAAGTAAGCTCAACAGCAGGCTATATCGATCACCTCTTTACAGCAGTCTCTATGGTTTGTGTGACGGGGCTTTTTACCCAGTCGGTGGCTTCGACCTATAATGGCTGGGGGCAATTGATTTGTATGCTCTTGATCCAGATTGGGGGATTAGGGATTTTGACCTTTATCGGTCTCTTCTTTATGGAAGGTCGCCAAAAGCTCAGTTACAAGGATCGGCAGACCATTCGGGATAGCTTTAGTTTTAGCAATAACCAGAGTTTGGCCCGTTTTGTCCGCTCCATCTTTATTACCACCTTTACCATCGAAGGACTGGGGGCCTTGCTCCTCATGACTCGCTTTATTCCTCGCTTTGGCTGGGGCCATGGGATCTTTAACTCCATCTTTGTTGCTGTCTCGGCCTTTTGTAATGCGGGCTTTGATAATTTTGGGGGCGATAGTATGATGAGTTTCCAGACCGATTGGTTGGTCAATCTGACCTTGTCTGCTCTGATCATTACCGGAGGCTTGGGCTTCATGGTCTGGTTTGACCTAGCCACCAAGGCCCGCAATCAATCAGGGCGGCGAACTCTTCGCTTCCATACCAAGGTGGTTCTCTGGTTAACAGCTGCGATCCTTCTCTTTGGGACAGTGACTAGTCTTTTGACCGAGTTTAATAATCCAGCAACGATTGGGTCCCTTCCATTAGGAGAGAAGATCTTGGTCAGCTTCTTCCAAACTGTCAGTATGCGGACAGCTGGTTTTGCTTCGCTAGATTATACAGCAGTCCGGCCAGTGACGCTCTTTATCTATCTCTTACAGATGTTCCTAGGAGGAGCACCAGGCGGGACAGCAGGAGGGATGAAGATCACCACCTTCTTGGTGCTGATTCTCTTAGCGCGCAAAGAGTTGCTCGGCTTGCCACATACCAACCTGGGTAAACGCACCATCGCACCAGACTTGGTCCAACGCTCTTTGGGGACGGCAGTGATTTTCCAGTTGACTTTTCTCCTTGGACTCTTTGGTCTTTGTCTCGTGACTCCGGATGGTCAACGCTTTTTGTACCTGGTCTTTGAGGCAGTATCGGCTCTAGCGACAGTAGGTGTGACAGCCAATGTGACCTCGACCTTAAATGGGGCGGGACTAGGCATTATCATGGTCCTCATGTTTATCGGTCGGATCGGCCCCTTGACCCTTATGGTCAGTTTGAACAATTACAAAGCTAAGAAGGCAGATGCCTTGCAATATGCTAAAGCAGACATCATTATCGGATAG
- a CDS encoding nucleoside phosphorylase, with the protein MIHKHEIPILEFDDNPQAVIMPTHEGLDLHLPEKCVYAFLEDEIDRFAKAVGAKQVASFVSATKVYPVYVMEHQGEEICLAQAPVGSAAAAQFMDWLIGYGVKKIISAGSCGVLVDIEENAFLIPTKALRDEGASYHYVAPSRYIEVDGRALTAIETVLKQASIPYQEVMTWSTDGFYRETPDKVAYRIEEGCSVVEMECASLAAVAQLRGAVWGLLLFTADSLADLENYDQRDWGSEAFEKALELCLEMVHYL; encoded by the coding sequence ATGATCCATAAACATGAAATACCCATTTTAGAGTTTGACGACAATCCGCAGGCAGTCATTATGCCGACCCATGAGGGGTTAGACCTGCACCTACCCGAAAAATGTGTTTATGCTTTCCTGGAGGATGAGATTGATCGCTTTGCCAAAGCTGTTGGAGCCAAACAAGTAGCTAGCTTTGTCTCAGCTACCAAGGTCTATCCGGTCTATGTTATGGAGCACCAAGGAGAGGAAATCTGCTTGGCCCAAGCGCCAGTTGGATCTGCAGCTGCTGCCCAATTCATGGATTGGTTGATTGGCTATGGGGTGAAGAAGATTATATCGGCAGGTAGCTGTGGGGTCTTGGTGGACATAGAAGAAAATGCCTTCTTGATCCCTACCAAGGCCTTGCGAGATGAGGGAGCCAGTTACCATTATGTGGCGCCCTCCCGTTATATAGAGGTGGACGGCCGTGCCCTGACTGCTATTGAAACAGTTCTCAAACAAGCGTCCATTCCTTATCAAGAGGTCATGACCTGGTCGACCGACGGTTTTTATAGGGAAACACCTGACAAGGTGGCCTATCGCATCGAAGAAGGGTGTAGTGTGGTGGAGATGGAGTGCGCCTCCCTTGCTGCAGTGGCTCAACTTCGTGGGGCGGTTTGGGGCTTGCTCCTCTTTACCGCAGATTCTCTTGCAGACCTGGAAAATTATGACCAGCGTGACTGGGGCTCTGAAGCATTCGAGAAGGCCTTAGAATTATGCCTAGAAATGGTTCATTACTTGTAG
- a CDS encoding sugar O-acetyltransferase, with protein MASEYEKMIAGDYYRPADPELRALAQSSREKQEAFNQEVDPKKGAAIIKEWFGSTGENLYLNRQVLVDYGVNIHLGENFYANYNLTMLDICPITIGNNAMIGPNCQFLTPLHPLDPDERNSGLEYGAPITIGDNFWAGGGVTILPGVTLGDNVVAGAGAVVTKSFGDNVVLAGNPARVIKEILVKKEKQ; from the coding sequence ATGGCCAGTGAATATGAAAAAATGATTGCGGGTGACTACTATAGACCTGCGGACCCTGAATTACGGGCTTTGGCCCAATCCTCTCGGGAGAAACAAGAAGCTTTTAACCAAGAGGTGGATCCTAAAAAAGGGGCAGCTATCATCAAAGAGTGGTTTGGATCAACCGGTGAAAACCTCTATCTCAATCGTCAGGTTCTTGTGGATTATGGGGTCAACATCCATCTAGGAGAAAATTTCTATGCCAATTACAATTTGACCATGTTGGACATTTGTCCCATTACGATCGGCAATAATGCCATGATTGGTCCCAATTGCCAATTTTTGACGCCCTTGCACCCACTGGATCCAGACGAGCGCAATTCTGGTCTCGAGTACGGAGCTCCGATTACGATAGGAGACAACTTCTGGGCAGGAGGAGGCGTTACTATCCTTCCTGGAGTGACGCTGGGTGATAATGTGGTCGCTGGCGCTGGGGCAGTGGTCACCAAGTCCTTTGGAGACAATGTGGTCCTTGCAGGAAACCCAGCCCGTGTCATTAAAGAAATACTCGTCAAAAAGGAGAAACAATGA
- a CDS encoding DeoR/GlpR family DNA-binding transcription regulator, giving the protein MYQEQRLEKILELLEERKQLSAKEMVDYFKVSKDTIRRDFALLSQRQLVRRTHGGLLPLNKEPGPSYLDRSQKANKEKTAMAQKALQLIQDGQVIFLDVSTSMTLLAGLLNKEVTIYSHSLDNAIQLSSHSQVDFHLLGGKFYPKNRFYYDANQAQILDNLRFDLAFFGASSLANGEVTFEDAEDVAVKSLVFERARTKILVAESSKFSQNANYYLARLKQFDYWITDQKPSPEILKQVGNETTILY; this is encoded by the coding sequence ATGTACCAGGAACAGCGACTCGAAAAAATATTAGAACTCTTAGAAGAGCGAAAACAGCTATCGGCTAAAGAAATGGTTGATTACTTTAAGGTTTCAAAAGATACTATTCGCAGAGACTTTGCCCTTCTTAGCCAACGCCAGCTGGTCCGCAGAACCCATGGTGGTCTCCTTCCCTTAAACAAAGAACCCGGCCCTTCTTATCTAGACCGTAGTCAGAAAGCCAACAAGGAAAAGACTGCCATGGCTCAAAAGGCCCTGCAATTGATCCAAGATGGACAAGTGATCTTTCTCGATGTTTCCACCTCGATGACCCTGCTTGCTGGTTTGCTTAATAAGGAAGTCACAATCTATTCGCATTCCCTTGACAATGCCATCCAGCTCAGTAGCCATTCCCAGGTTGACTTTCATCTTTTAGGAGGAAAATTCTACCCTAAAAACCGCTTCTACTATGACGCGAATCAAGCACAAATACTGGACAATCTTCGCTTTGATCTCGCTTTTTTTGGAGCGAGTAGCTTAGCCAATGGCGAAGTCACCTTTGAGGATGCTGAAGACGTTGCCGTCAAGTCTCTCGTTTTTGAACGAGCTCGTACCAAGATCCTTGTGGCAGAAAGCAGCAAGTTCTCCCAAAATGCCAACTACTATCTTGCTCGTCTCAAGCAATTTGATTATTGGATTACCGACCAAAAACCAAGCCCTGAAATCCTTAAACAAGTCGGCAACGAAACCACTATTCTCTATTAG
- a CDS encoding Cof-type HAD-IIB family hydrolase, producing the protein MSHIRLIISDIDGTILNDHHQIDPQLASLIPDLKREKIPFVLASARSPKGMAPIAKELGIEDCPMACYNGALIQKGEQVLFEHPLDKIEARQFIDWANQHFPQVSINLYSGKDWMTDHLDQWSQEEARITGEKPIILPLLDPLLDATKPLHKLLLIGEAEEIQALYRAISTDDFPSTAFYLSKANYLEVTAKHVSKEDALVELANHYHLILEEVLTMGDNFNDLPMLKKAGIGVAMGNAPQEVKDGAAVVTKTNNENGAGQAVETYVLI; encoded by the coding sequence ATGTCTCACATTCGTCTCATCATCAGCGATATCGATGGCACCATCTTAAATGACCACCATCAGATCGATCCACAGTTAGCATCATTGATCCCGGATTTAAAGCGTGAAAAGATTCCTTTCGTGCTGGCCTCTGCTCGCTCTCCAAAAGGGATGGCACCCATTGCCAAAGAGCTCGGCATAGAAGACTGTCCTATGGCCTGCTACAATGGAGCCTTGATCCAAAAAGGAGAGCAGGTTCTGTTTGAGCATCCCTTAGACAAGATTGAAGCCCGTCAATTTATTGATTGGGCCAACCAACACTTTCCTCAGGTTTCGATCAACCTCTATAGTGGAAAAGACTGGATGACCGATCATCTCGACCAATGGAGCCAAGAGGAGGCCCGGATTACAGGAGAAAAACCTATCATTCTTCCCCTATTGGATCCTTTACTGGATGCGACAAAGCCCCTCCACAAATTGCTCTTAATTGGGGAAGCAGAAGAGATCCAAGCCCTCTATCGTGCTATTTCTACCGACGACTTCCCTTCTACCGCCTTTTATCTCTCCAAAGCCAACTACCTAGAAGTCACGGCTAAGCACGTCTCTAAAGAGGATGCTCTGGTTGAACTCGCCAACCACTACCACTTGATCTTAGAAGAAGTCCTCACCATGGGGGACAACTTCAATGACCTTCCTATGCTCAAAAAAGCAGGCATCGGGGTCGCTATGGGCAACGCTCCTCAAGAGGTGAAAGACGGAGCAGCAGTCGTGACAAAGACCAACAATGAAAACGGGGCTGGGCAAGCGGTTGAAACCTATGTGTTGATTTAG
- a CDS encoding AEC family transporter, producing the protein MEIFLTSIQSIVPIIVIIILGYFLQVRGWFQESFGNDLSKLIMNVAMPVAIFTSVLKYLTLDKLISLSGGLLYTFIAFILGYLAAFIAVKVFKVRPGRRGTMINTFVNANTIFIGLPLNIALFGNQALPYFLVYYITNTVSTWTLGVYLMTSDSKEGASKQAQTFNWKKLFPAPLLGFLVALVFLVLRIPVPSFAESTLTYIGSLTTPLSLVYIGIVLAKAGLKTIRFDKDTIITLVGRFILAPVIMLLVLKFFSPNMVAPEFRTFMIQSATPALAVLPILANQGKGDVEFSTNVVTLSTVLFVIVVPILQTLLG; encoded by the coding sequence ATGGAAATCTTTTTAACGTCAATTCAGAGTATTGTACCCATTATCGTCATCATCATTCTTGGTTATTTCTTGCAAGTCCGCGGTTGGTTCCAAGAGAGTTTCGGAAATGACTTGTCTAAGCTCATTATGAACGTGGCCATGCCTGTTGCAATTTTCACCTCTGTTCTTAAATATTTAACTTTAGATAAGCTGATTAGCTTGTCTGGCGGTTTGTTGTACACGTTTATCGCCTTCATTCTTGGTTACCTAGCGGCCTTTATCGCAGTGAAAGTTTTTAAAGTGCGCCCAGGTCGTCGAGGGACTATGATTAATACCTTTGTTAATGCCAATACCATATTTATTGGTTTGCCTTTAAATATCGCTTTGTTTGGAAATCAAGCCCTTCCTTACTTCTTGGTTTATTATATTACAAATACAGTATCTACTTGGACATTAGGTGTCTATCTGATGACTTCTGATAGTAAAGAAGGGGCTTCAAAACAGGCTCAAACATTTAATTGGAAGAAGCTTTTCCCAGCTCCTTTATTAGGTTTTCTCGTAGCCCTCGTCTTTTTGGTGTTGCGTATTCCTGTTCCAAGTTTTGCGGAAAGTACCTTGACTTATATTGGTAGTTTAACAACGCCCTTATCTCTTGTCTATATCGGTATCGTCCTAGCTAAGGCAGGACTTAAGACGATTCGCTTTGATAAAGATACCATTATCACACTGGTTGGTCGTTTTATTCTTGCACCGGTCATCATGCTCTTGGTTCTGAAGTTCTTCTCTCCAAATATGGTGGCACCAGAATTTAGAACCTTTATGATTCAATCAGCAACACCAGCCTTGGCAGTTCTTCCTATCCTTGCCAATCAAGGTAAAGGTGATGTTGAGTTTTCAACGAATGTGGTCACTCTCAGCACAGTCTTATTTGTGATTGTGGTTCCAATTCTGCAGACATTGTTGGGATAG
- a CDS encoding malolactic enzyme: protein MTAHDILNNPFLNKGTAFTLEERKQLGLIGLLPPYVQTIEEQAAQTYAQMQTKVNDLEKRLFLMEIFNTNRTLFYYLFAQHLEEFNPIVYDPTIADTIEGYSDLFVDPQYAAYLDINHPENIEATLKNAAGDREIRLIVVTDAEGILGIGDWGTNGVDISVGKLMVYTGAAGIDPSMVLPLVIDAGTNREELRNNPNYLGNRHERVRGDRYYDFIDQFVQTAERLFPKLYLHWEDFGRLNAANILEKYRKQIPTFNDDIQGTGIVTLGGIFGALDITGEKLTDQVYLCYGGGTAGAGIASRVLREMVSEGLPEEEAYKRFFMVDKQGLLFDDMDDLTPQQKPFAKKRSDFANADQLTDLLEVVKTVKPTILVGTSTQPNTFTKEIVEAMCENTERPIIFPLSNPTKLAEASAKDLIEWSDGKAFVATGIPAGTVSYKGVDYVIGQANNALIYPGLGLGMLASEASLLTDEMIGAAAHSLSGIVNPGEPGAPVLPPFKYVADVSIKVAEAVAKKAQEQGLARAQETDMAKAVRDLKWYPEYK, encoded by the coding sequence ATGACTGCACATGATATTTTAAACAACCCTTTCCTCAATAAAGGAACTGCCTTTACTTTAGAGGAACGTAAGCAACTAGGTCTCATTGGCCTCCTACCACCTTACGTTCAAACCATTGAAGAACAAGCAGCGCAAACTTATGCGCAAATGCAAACAAAGGTTAATGATTTGGAAAAACGTTTGTTCCTAATGGAAATTTTTAATACAAATCGTACTCTATTTTACTACCTATTTGCTCAACATTTGGAAGAGTTTAATCCCATTGTTTATGATCCAACTATTGCCGATACCATCGAAGGCTATAGCGATCTTTTTGTAGACCCACAATATGCGGCCTATCTTGACATCAATCACCCTGAAAATATCGAAGCGACTTTGAAAAATGCAGCGGGTGATCGTGAAATTCGTCTTATTGTTGTGACAGATGCAGAAGGTATTCTCGGTATTGGTGACTGGGGTACAAATGGTGTCGATATTTCTGTTGGGAAACTGATGGTCTATACTGGAGCTGCAGGAATTGATCCTTCAATGGTACTTCCTTTGGTCATTGACGCAGGTACCAATCGTGAAGAACTTCGTAACAATCCTAATTACTTGGGAAATCGCCACGAACGTGTGCGTGGTGATCGTTACTATGATTTTATCGATCAATTTGTCCAAACTGCAGAACGTCTTTTCCCTAAACTCTACCTTCACTGGGAAGATTTCGGTCGCTTAAATGCTGCCAACATCCTTGAAAAATATCGAAAACAAATCCCAACCTTTAACGATGATATCCAAGGAACTGGTATTGTAACCCTTGGTGGGATCTTTGGGGCATTGGATATTACAGGTGAAAAATTAACGGATCAAGTTTATCTCTGCTATGGTGGTGGGACTGCTGGTGCAGGGATTGCTTCTCGTGTCCTTCGTGAAATGGTTAGTGAAGGTCTGCCTGAAGAAGAAGCTTATAAACGCTTCTTTATGGTCGACAAACAAGGTCTCCTTTTTGATGATATGGATGACTTAACGCCGCAACAAAAACCATTTGCTAAGAAACGTTCTGATTTTGCCAATGCAGATCAGTTGACGGACCTTCTTGAAGTAGTGAAGACGGTTAAACCAACCATTCTTGTGGGAACTTCAACTCAGCCAAATACTTTCACAAAAGAAATTGTAGAAGCTATGTGTGAAAACACTGAACGTCCTATCATTTTCCCATTGTCAAACCCAACCAAACTAGCTGAAGCAAGTGCCAAAGATTTGATCGAATGGTCAGACGGAAAAGCATTTGTTGCAACAGGAATTCCAGCTGGTACAGTTTCCTATAAAGGTGTGGACTACGTGATTGGTCAAGCGAATAACGCACTGATTTATCCAGGTCTTGGACTTGGTATGCTGGCTTCTGAAGCGAGTCTGTTGACGGATGAAATGATTGGAGCTGCCGCACATTCATTGAGTGGTATTGTCAATCCAGGCGAACCAGGAGCACCAGTCTTACCTCCATTCAAGTATGTAGCTGATGTGTCTATCAAAGTAGCAGAAGCAGTTGCTAAAAAAGCGCAAGAACAAGGTCTTGCGCGTGCTCAAGAAACAGATATGGCTAAAGCGGTCCGTGATTTGAAATGGTACCCAGAATATAAATAA
- a CDS encoding helix-turn-helix domain-containing protein yields the protein MKTKHYLQRYIAQKVKYLRKKQNMSQEELSERADLGLKYINQLENQNVNLTIHSLEKVIAALELTPEEFFNFNSLEVSSDSTDSLSLKRVNMKIKQLPVGKREKILTIFEDLLDSL from the coding sequence ATGAAAACAAAACATTATTTACAACGGTATATAGCGCAAAAGGTCAAATATTTGCGAAAAAAACAAAACATGAGTCAAGAGGAGCTATCGGAACGGGCAGATCTTGGATTAAAATACATCAATCAATTGGAAAATCAAAACGTGAATCTGACCATTCACAGTCTTGAAAAAGTCATTGCTGCTCTTGAGTTAACGCCTGAAGAATTCTTCAATTTTAATTCACTCGAAGTGTCTTCAGATTCTACCGACAGCCTTTCACTTAAGAGAGTAAATATGAAAATTAAGCAACTTCCAGTTGGAAAAAGGGAGAAGATCCTAACGATTTTCGAAGATCTTTTAGATAGCCTTTAA
- a CDS encoding LysR family transcriptional regulator, with the protein MNLKDFYYFLDLSQQQSFTGVAQKHGISQPSVSYAVKRLEKEFHCPLIAHDPSHRTFKLTPQGEILLRHIHKILPEIQGAKKEILRSLSQFNTIGFPPIIIDYLVRKQPAFISNVAALQSIHPVQEGSVELLEMLSKGELDASFLGSLEPIKDHRFQVREMAKRDLFYILHHNHPLASKKVLQFSDVIDEDFIIPDEHFVHLKAFEQLNERYHHEATPFFQTDDIQLLKQLLRKQVGISLLADLALTDGEEELIAIPMAENERISFYVSLVEPKESNLKPEVIQFFEKLLN; encoded by the coding sequence ATGAATCTTAAGGACTTTTATTATTTTCTTGATCTTAGTCAACAGCAATCCTTTACTGGGGTTGCCCAAAAACACGGGATCAGTCAACCATCCGTTTCCTATGCGGTTAAACGACTAGAAAAGGAATTTCACTGCCCATTAATCGCGCACGATCCTTCTCACCGTACTTTCAAATTAACGCCCCAAGGAGAAATCTTGCTACGACATATTCATAAGATCTTACCTGAGATCCAAGGGGCTAAAAAAGAGATCCTCCGGAGTCTTTCTCAATTCAATACGATTGGTTTCCCACCAATCATCATTGACTATCTTGTCCGAAAACAACCCGCCTTTATCAGTAATGTTGCAGCTCTTCAAAGTATCCATCCTGTCCAAGAAGGGTCTGTTGAACTTTTAGAAATGCTTTCCAAAGGAGAACTAGATGCTAGTTTTTTAGGGAGTTTAGAACCGATTAAAGATCATCGCTTCCAGGTAAGAGAAATGGCCAAACGAGATCTCTTCTATATCCTTCATCACAACCATCCACTAGCCTCAAAAAAAGTATTACAATTTTCAGACGTCATCGATGAAGATTTTATCATTCCAGATGAGCACTTTGTTCATTTAAAAGCCTTTGAACAGTTGAATGAGCGCTATCACCATGAGGCTACGCCCTTCTTTCAGACGGATGATATTCAGCTTCTAAAACAACTCCTTCGTAAACAAGTGGGGATCAGTTTACTAGCAGATCTTGCACTAACAGATGGTGAAGAAGAACTGATCGCAATTCCGATGGCAGAAAATGAACGGATTAGTTTTTACGTTTCACTAGTTGAACCGAAGGAAAGTAATCTCAAACCGGAGGTCATCCAATTCTTTGAAAAATTACTAAACTAG
- a CDS encoding VWA domain-containing protein, translating into MKKYTISRKQTLTLASVVLGTVFTGTTIASADDVAPATTQATPAATTAAKSPITAATEEINAKANTPVVPVDKAKTGDVIAVDVKKTGPSAKTDGADTTTTSTATIKTTSLADQDTPVGTSKPVSSTKTATSTKETADYTETTTETVNKTTVVEVTKEADIVNKKEVQGTSDIVFVIDKSTSMDSHIRDTMKNVETFVRNLSAKNIQARLGLVEYERASEVKYHDFNGSKFTSDTESFISALKTIKTKGYYENATVPLHHIATSGDYNWGTGANNHRFAFLITDEDIDLTKDTPTKEATLKALKDAGISLTVVGETREKKDFDPLVNGTNGLYLDIDKNFANLLNVQFANKVVETVQKGRVFKVQTDKYELISKTHRVAKVKPQTPSIQTPATPTPTPQKPAVVTPAKPTVFTPAKNEPAKTAVYIAPAALPQKEASLPNTGSKTSIALTTLGLGLLSMSAAFGLSRKTKKD; encoded by the coding sequence TTGAAAAAATATACTATTTCACGTAAACAAACTTTAACTTTAGCTTCCGTTGTTTTAGGAACTGTCTTCACAGGAACAACTATTGCTTCTGCTGATGACGTTGCACCTGCAACAACCCAAGCTACTCCTGCAGCTACTACAGCAGCAAAATCGCCTATCACGGCTGCAACCGAAGAAATCAACGCCAAAGCCAATACACCAGTTGTTCCTGTTGATAAAGCAAAAACTGGGGATGTTATCGCTGTGGACGTTAAAAAAACTGGCCCATCTGCTAAAACAGACGGTGCAGATACAACCACTACCTCAACAGCAACCATCAAAACGACTAGCTTAGCAGATCAAGACACACCTGTTGGCACTTCAAAACCAGTCTCTTCTACCAAGACAGCTACATCCACTAAAGAAACAGCTGACTACACTGAGACAACAACTGAAACAGTCAATAAAACAACTGTGGTCGAAGTTACAAAAGAAGCCGATATCGTCAATAAAAAAGAAGTTCAAGGAACATCCGACATCGTCTTTGTCATCGACAAATCAACTTCAATGGATTCTCACATCAGGGATACGATGAAGAATGTCGAGACCTTCGTTCGCAATCTATCGGCAAAAAATATTCAAGCTCGTTTAGGATTGGTTGAATACGAAAGAGCTAGTGAAGTTAAATACCATGATTTCAATGGATCTAAGTTCACAAGTGATACAGAAAGTTTCATTTCTGCTTTGAAAACCATTAAAACTAAAGGCTACTATGAAAATGCTACTGTTCCATTGCATCATATCGCTACTTCAGGAGACTACAACTGGGGGACTGGGGCAAACAACCATCGCTTTGCTTTCTTGATTACAGATGAGGACATTGATCTTACAAAGGATACACCAACAAAAGAAGCGACACTGAAAGCCCTTAAAGATGCTGGTATCTCTTTGACAGTGGTTGGTGAAACACGTGAAAAAAAAGACTTTGATCCATTGGTCAATGGAACAAATGGTCTCTACTTAGATATCGACAAAAACTTTGCTAACTTGTTGAACGTTCAATTTGCCAATAAAGTCGTTGAAACTGTCCAAAAAGGTCGTGTCTTCAAAGTCCAAACAGACAAGTATGAGTTGATCTCAAAAACTCATCGTGTGGCGAAAGTAAAACCACAAACTCCTAGCATCCAAACGCCTGCAACACCGACTCCTACTCCTCAAAAACCGGCTGTTGTAACCCCTGCGAAACCGACTGTATTCACACCTGCTAAAAACGAGCCTGCCAAAACAGCAGTCTATATCGCACCTGCAGCTCTTCCTCAAAAAGAAGCAAGTCTTCCAAATACAGGAAGCAAGACCTCAATTGCCTTGACAACTCTTGGCCTTGGTCTTCTTAGCATGAGTGCTGCCTTTGGCCTCTCTCGTAAAACAAAGAAAGACTAA